The following coding sequences are from one Sylvia atricapilla isolate bSylAtr1 chromosome 23, bSylAtr1.pri, whole genome shotgun sequence window:
- the ADAMTS15 gene encoding A disintegrin and metalloproteinase with thrombospondin motifs 15, which translates to MLPLLPLLLLGAPGLRLTSGGPAEPDSALVTPLRLDPDINGPAYFRGGPAEPPRGGQAVVIQLSAFGEDFYLHLSPDARFIAPAFAAHYLGAAARPLPALRHCFYSGDVNADRESFAALSLCGGLRGAFGYRGAEYLISPLAEGAAGGLHRLQRRSPGRPVGAGASRCAVGSALTPGVLQALDKYRGRAGGKGGRAKRFASVPRYVETLVVADESMVKFHGDDLQHYLLTLMATAARLYKHPSIRNPIQISVVKFLLIGQDDKGPKVTSNAALTLRNFCAWQKKWNKVSDKHPEYWDTAILFTKQDLCGATTCDTLGMADVGTMCDPKRSCSVIEDDGLPSAFTTAHELGHVFNMPHDNVKACEEVFGRLKTNHMMSPTLIQIDRANPWSACSAAIITDFLDSGHGDCLLDQPAKPIPLPEDLPGTSYSLNQQCELAFGVGSKPCPYMQYCAKLWCTGKARGQIVCQTRHFPWADGTACGDGRFCLKGACVDRHNVSKYRVDGGWARWAPYGPCSRTCGGGVQLSRRECTDPTPANGGSYCEGVRVKYRSCNLEPCAAAVPGKSFREEQCEAFNGYSHSTNRLTASVSWVPKYSGVSPRDKCKLICRANGTGYFYVLAPKVVDGTPCSPDSTSVCVQGKCIKAGCDGKLGSKKKFDKCSVCGGDNKSCKKVSGLFTKPMHGYNFVVVIPAGASNIDIRQRGYKGLVSDDNYLALKNAQGRYLLNGHFIVSAVERDLMVKGSVLRYSGTGTAVESLQAFKPIQEPLTLEVLSVGKMTPPRVRYSFYLPKESKEDKSSYKKEGKTPPDLNNSVLSVSNRLDGGRPSYKRPSYKWAVGGWEACSVTCGDGLQKRSVACRDSYGQPAAECDAAQRPADVRLCGEPCPAWEAGPWSPCSKSCGRGFKRRALKCLVPTGRLLPRESCNFRRKPQELDFCTLRPC; encoded by the exons AtgctgccgctgctgccgctgctgctgctgggcgcCCCGGGGCTGAGGCTCACCTCGGGGGGACCCGCGGAGCCCGACTCGGCGCTGGTCACTCCCCTGCGCCTGGACCCCGACATCAACGGGCCGGCTTATTTCAGGGGGGGCCCTGCCGAACCGCCCCGGGGGGGCCAGGCCGTGGTGATCCAGCTCTCGGCTTTCGGGGAGGATTTCTACCTCCACCTCTCCCCCGACGCCCGCTTCATCGCGCCCGCCTTCGCCGCGCACTACCTGGGGGCTGCGGCCCGGCCGCTGCCCGCTCTCCGCCACTGCTTCTACTCGGGGGATGTCAACGCCGACCGCGAGTCCTTCGCCGCCCTCAGCCTTTGCGGGGGGCTCCGCGGGGCTTTCGGCTACCGGGGAGCCGAGTACCTGATCAGCCCGCTGGCCGAGGGGGCGGCCGGGGGACTCCATCGCCTGCAGcgccgcagccccggccgccccGTCGGGGCCGGAGCATCGCGCTGCGCCGTGGGCTCCGCGCTCACCCCCGGCGTGCTGCAGGCGCTCGACAAGTACCGCGGCCGCGCGGGGGGGAAAGGCGGCCGGGCCAAGCGCTTCGCCTCGGTCCCGCGGTACGTGGAGACCTTGGTGGTGGCCGACGAGTCGATGGTGAAGTTCCACGGGGATGACCTCCAGCACTACCTGCTCACCCTGATGGCCACGGCCGCCCGCCTCTACAAGCACCCCAGCATCCGTAACCCCATCCAGATCTCCGTGGTGAAGTTCCTCCTCATCGGGCAGGATGACAAGGGGCCCAAAGTCACCAGCAACGCCGCCCTCACCCTCCGCAACTTCTGCGCCTGGCAGAAGAAGTGGAACAAGGTCAGCGACAAGCACCCCGAGTACTGGGACACCGCCATCCTCTTCACCAAGCAG GACCTGTGTGGGGCCACCACCTGTGACACGCTGGGGATGGCAGACGTGGGCACCATGTGTGACCCCAAGCGCAGCTGCTCCGTCATCGAGGACGACGGGCTGCCCTCGGCCTTCACCACTGCCCACGAGCTGG GCCACGTGTTCAACATGCCCCACGACAACGTGAAGGCCTGTGAGGAGGTCTTTGGCCGGCTGAAGACCAACCACATGATGTCCCCCACCCTCATCCAGATCGACCGTGCCAACCCTTGGtcagcctgcagtgctgccatcATCACCGACTTCCTGGACAGTGGCCACG GGGACTGTCTGCTGGACCAGCCCGCCAAACCCATCCCTCTGCCCGAAGACCTGCCGGGGACGAGCTACAGCCTGAACCAGCAGTGCGAGCTGGCCTTCGGGGTGGGCTCCAAGCCGTGCCCCTACATGCAGTACTGCGCCAAGCTGTGGTGCACGGGGAAGGCGCGTGGGCAGATCGTCTGCCAGACACGGCACTTCCCCTGGGCCGACGGCACCGCCTGCGGGGACGGGCGCTTCTGCCTCAAGGGTGCCTGCGTGGACAGGCACAACGTCAGCAAGTACAGG gtGGACGGCGGCTGGGCCCGCTGGGCTCCGTACGGGCCGTGCTCGCGGACGTGCGGCGGCGGGGTGCAGCTGTCCCGGCGGGAATGCACCGACCCCACGCCGGCCAACGGCGGCTCCTACTGCGAGGGCGTCCGCGTCAAGTACCGCTCCTGCAACCtggagccctgtgctgctgcag TGCCGGGGAAGAGCTTCCGTGAGGAGCAGTGTGAGGCTTTCAATGGCTACAGTCACAGCACGAACCGCCTCACCGCCTCCGTCTCCTGGGTTCCCAAATACTCCGGGGTCTCGCCCCGGGACAAGTGCAAGCTCATCTGCCGGGCTAATGGCACCGGGTACTTCTATGTGCTGGCACCCAAG GTTGTGGATGGCACCCCTTGCTCCCCGGACTCCACTTCGGTCTGTGTCCAGGGCAAATGCATCAAGGCGGGCTGTGATGGGAAGCTGGGCTCCAAGAAGAAGTTTGACAAATGCAGCGTCTGCGGAGGAGACAACAAGAGCTGCAAGAAGGTCTCAGGCTTGTTCACCAAACCCAT GCATGGCTACAACTTCGTGGTGGTCATCCCCGCGGGCGCCTCCAACATTGACATCCGGCAGCGGGGCTACAAAGGGCTGGTCAGCGACGACAACTACCTGGCGCTGAAGAACGCGCAGGGCAGGTACCTGCTGAACGGCCACTTCATCGTCTCGGCCGTGGAGAGGGACCTGATGGTGAAGGGCAGCGTCCTGCGCTACagcggcaccggcaccgccgTCGAGAGCCTGCAGGCCTTCAAGCCCATCCAGGAGCCCCTGACTCTGGAGGTGCTCTCCGTGGGGAAGATGACCCCTCCTCGCGTGCGCTACTCCTTCTACCTCCCCAAGGAGAGCAAGGAGGACAAGTCCTCCTACAAGAAGGAGGGCAAGACGCCGCCGGACCTCAACAACAGCGTCCTCAGCGTGTCCAACCGCCTGGACGGCGGGAGGCCGAGCTACAAGCGCCCTTCCTACAAGTGGGCGGTGGGCGGCTGGGAGGCGTGCTCGGTCACCTGTGGGGACGGGCTGCAGAAGCGCTCGGTGGCCTGCCGTGACTCCTACGGGCAGCCGGCGGCCGAGTGCGACGCGGCTCAGCGCCCCGCCGACGTCCGGCTGTGCGGGGAGCCCTGCCCGGCCTGGGAGGCTGGACCCTGGTCCCCCTGCTCCAAAAGCTGCGGTCGGGGTTTCAAGAGACGGGCGTTGAAGTGTTTGGTGCCCACCGGGCGCCTGCTGCCCCGGGAGAGTTGCAATTTTCGGAGGAAGCCGCAGGAGCTGGATTTCTGCACCTTGAGGCCGTGCTGA